The proteins below are encoded in one region of Mya arenaria isolate MELC-2E11 chromosome 15, ASM2691426v1:
- the LOC128219693 gene encoding 2'-5'-oligoadenylate synthase 2-like isoform X2 has protein sequence MHEEDKHSGTSHRAHEPFKVERHPIPIADLYLVEDLDVTIANVIQPDKKFLSKTRRAVDKLVKLIQHNLPTELTAARVFKGGSLGKGTAVKGKSDIDLIVMMSNISEVSDLTSKMPKILQEMETSLQTFAGVSVVGNSKHSVQITFNGLSVDILPTLNVKNKRSLKRLYRNMTDPHSLHTKEFYSATLCQLQTALVGAVPTKVKSLILLIKYWNKEKVKPVVLSRTPTSYVYEIIILDRWVKADKPKLFDMRRAAHDVLTALVHHKDLQVLTAGLAKYSKDTAQIRHDTYIMDPCNPTNDLYNSRNWNWDGVASEAKCWLKSSVFDGVSGTTGHW, from the exons ATGCACGAAGAGGATAAACATTCAGGAACCAGTCATAGAGCACACGAGCCTTTTAAAG TTGAACGGCACCCAATCCCAATAGCAGATTTGTATCTAGTGGAAGATTTAGATGTCACAATCGCCAATGTCATACAACCAGATAAAAAATTCTTGTCAAAGACCAGAAGAGCTGTGGACAAACTTGTGAAATTAATCCAACACAActtaccaactgagcttacGGCAGCTCGCGTCTTCAAG GGCGGTTCACTTGGAAAAGGTACTGCTGTAAAAGGTAAATCCGACATTGACCTCATCGTGATGATGTCAAATATCAGTGAGGTATCCGACTTAACCAGTAAGATGCCTAAGATTTTACAAGAAATGGAAACAAGTTTGCAAACATTTGCTGGAGTTTCGGTGGTTGGCAATTCCAAACATTCCGTGCAGATAACTTTTAATGGATTATCGGTGGACATTTTGCCAACGCTGAATGTTAAGAACAAAC GCTCTCTCAAGCGTTTATACAGGAACATGACGGATCCACATTCCTTGCACACTAAGGAATTTTATTCTGCAACATTATGCCAATTACAAACTGCTCTTGTTGGGGCTGTGCCAACCAAAGTCAAAAGCCTAATCCTCTTGATCAAATACTGGAACAAAGAGAAAGTAAag ccagttGTTCTGAGTAGAACGCCAACGTCTTATGTCTACGAGATTATTATCTTGGACCGCTGGGTGAAGGCTGACAAACCGAAATTGTTTGACATGCGTAGAGCAGCCCACGACGTTTTAACCGCATTGGTACATCACAAGGACTTGCAAGTATTAACCGCTGGACTGGCAAAATACAGCAAGGATACAGCCCAAATCAG GCACGACACCTATATAATGGATCCATGTAACCCAACCAACGATCTATACAACAGCCGTAACTGGAACTGGGATGGAGTTGCGTCTGAGGCTAAATGCTGGCTTAAAAGTTCAGTGTTCGATGGAGTCAGCGGAACGACGGGACATTGGTGA
- the LOC128219693 gene encoding 2'-5'-oligoadenylate synthase 2-like isoform X1 — protein MGKTRRLCPFSCGKGPFGNKARRRHVHKFHGPLPNICDVCKEPFLSERALQMHEEDKHSGTSHRAHEPFKVERHPIPIADLYLVEDLDVTIANVIQPDKKFLSKTRRAVDKLVKLIQHNLPTELTAARVFKGGSLGKGTAVKGKSDIDLIVMMSNISEVSDLTSKMPKILQEMETSLQTFAGVSVVGNSKHSVQITFNGLSVDILPTLNVKNKRSLKRLYRNMTDPHSLHTKEFYSATLCQLQTALVGAVPTKVKSLILLIKYWNKEKVKPVVLSRTPTSYVYEIIILDRWVKADKPKLFDMRRAAHDVLTALVHHKDLQVLTAGLAKYSKDTAQIRHDTYIMDPCNPTNDLYNSRNWNWDGVASEAKCWLKSSVFDGVSGTTGHW, from the exons ATGGGAAAAACAAGGAGATTG TGCCCGTTCTCATGCGGAAAAGGCCCTTTCGGCAATAAGGCTCGAAGACGACACGTACATAAATTCCATGGACCACTTCCAAACATTTGTGACGTGTGCAAGGAACCATTCCTCTCCGAGCGTGCTTTGCAAATGCACGAAGAGGATAAACATTCAGGAACCAGTCATAGAGCACACGAGCCTTTTAAAG TTGAACGGCACCCAATCCCAATAGCAGATTTGTATCTAGTGGAAGATTTAGATGTCACAATCGCCAATGTCATACAACCAGATAAAAAATTCTTGTCAAAGACCAGAAGAGCTGTGGACAAACTTGTGAAATTAATCCAACACAActtaccaactgagcttacGGCAGCTCGCGTCTTCAAG GGCGGTTCACTTGGAAAAGGTACTGCTGTAAAAGGTAAATCCGACATTGACCTCATCGTGATGATGTCAAATATCAGTGAGGTATCCGACTTAACCAGTAAGATGCCTAAGATTTTACAAGAAATGGAAACAAGTTTGCAAACATTTGCTGGAGTTTCGGTGGTTGGCAATTCCAAACATTCCGTGCAGATAACTTTTAATGGATTATCGGTGGACATTTTGCCAACGCTGAATGTTAAGAACAAAC GCTCTCTCAAGCGTTTATACAGGAACATGACGGATCCACATTCCTTGCACACTAAGGAATTTTATTCTGCAACATTATGCCAATTACAAACTGCTCTTGTTGGGGCTGTGCCAACCAAAGTCAAAAGCCTAATCCTCTTGATCAAATACTGGAACAAAGAGAAAGTAAag ccagttGTTCTGAGTAGAACGCCAACGTCTTATGTCTACGAGATTATTATCTTGGACCGCTGGGTGAAGGCTGACAAACCGAAATTGTTTGACATGCGTAGAGCAGCCCACGACGTTTTAACCGCATTGGTACATCACAAGGACTTGCAAGTATTAACCGCTGGACTGGCAAAATACAGCAAGGATACAGCCCAAATCAG GCACGACACCTATATAATGGATCCATGTAACCCAACCAACGATCTATACAACAGCCGTAACTGGAACTGGGATGGAGTTGCGTCTGAGGCTAAATGCTGGCTTAAAAGTTCAGTGTTCGATGGAGTCAGCGGAACGACGGGACATTGGTGA